A single Arachidicoccus sp. BS20 DNA region contains:
- a CDS encoding SusC/RagA family TonB-linked outer membrane protein yields MSKHYLKIYVLFTILFLSTSVCVTAQVDSSNLENNNDTSSVLGGIIVDDWGKPLSKVNVVNKNGDLLSVTDVQGKFDLPAGSYQKVYAIHAGFDKAVIHIGSEKNIVFRMHQSYLSEYQIRNNIVYDNSLDSLMSGKLKVLYGDENASGFLGATSTVYGNEISNTPAPQYTYALPGRLSGLSVIQQQGFYLPPLGAQTTQDIFVGNIPNNNSGAGPTDNNQFNIQLRGHAGSAGQSPIVVIDGVQREMYSLDPEEIQSVSILKDALSNILLGQNSSRGALVVTTLQPKIGKPHLTFSAETGIQNSPGLPNPLPAYKYAYLLNEALLNDGKNAAYTADDFTAYRDGSDPYGHPDVDWYKTIIDKNAIMNRYNLNVTGGTNTARYLVSLGYLNQDGFFKTSPDNSYNTNLNLKRYTIDSKIFFKINKDFDLGLNIIGRLQNHNQPGAGASSILSALLTTPNNAYPVYNPDGSFGGTTNYSTNLLAQTTGSGYLSEQERDILVNLDLNYRLDRWIKGWWFKANGNVSVQSASYLNRSKQVPVYAMTVKDGDTTYQRYGSTVNQNNTYTTTSWARYWYARAQTGYDTHIGDNAFGALLMYDQRQTLLNYDLPTVQTNYAFKGYYNYAEKYFAEAAADYGGYDRYESGHRYGLFYAGGLGWDIAKENFVRNNIKWIDKFKIRATYGKTGNANVDDYGYYIWLAHFSQYVPSYQIGSSYPAPTGSQENATLPNVNATWEKAKKLDIGTDISLFDKHLQFTYDYYHERYYDVMQTRGKSIALIGANYPAENIGVDLYTGHEFSLTYQNAAKDFNYFVTGNASIQQSKVVYMDEQYEKYAWNVHTGLPVGERFGLMTDGFIQSATEASNTATIAGYTLVPGDVKYKDLNNDGVIDAFDIAPIGTTKPKIFWGLTFGFSYKGIEFSTLLQGILNNEIYADNLPIDAGFQSQNNGYGQAYEQTETRWTPETATTAIYPRLTAGGNGYNYAPLYTSSALFLHKDNYFRIKNISLAYNLPYKWIKHLGGIGGIKIFVNALNLYTYAQYNLVDPEISLTNYPLQRVFNTGINIKL; encoded by the coding sequence ATGAGCAAACATTATTTGAAAATATATGTATTATTCACCATCCTGTTCTTATCAACTTCGGTTTGTGTAACAGCTCAAGTGGATTCAAGTAATCTTGAGAATAATAATGATACATCTTCTGTTCTCGGTGGAATTATAGTGGATGATTGGGGCAAGCCGTTAAGCAAAGTAAACGTAGTGAATAAAAATGGAGATCTGTTATCTGTAACGGATGTTCAGGGAAAATTTGATTTGCCGGCTGGCAGTTATCAAAAAGTGTATGCTATTCACGCAGGATTTGATAAAGCTGTTATTCATATTGGTAGCGAAAAGAATATTGTCTTTAGAATGCATCAGTCTTATTTATCCGAATATCAAATCCGCAACAATATCGTTTATGATAACAGCCTCGATTCGCTGATGAGCGGGAAACTAAAAGTGCTGTATGGCGATGAGAATGCATCCGGTTTTCTCGGTGCAACCTCTACAGTTTATGGAAATGAAATAAGCAATACGCCGGCTCCGCAATATACTTATGCTTTGCCGGGAAGGCTTTCGGGGTTGAGCGTAATTCAGCAACAGGGATTTTATTTGCCGCCGCTTGGTGCTCAAACGACACAAGATATTTTTGTCGGAAATATACCTAACAATAATAGTGGTGCAGGACCAACCGATAACAATCAGTTTAATATTCAGTTGAGGGGTCATGCCGGCAGCGCAGGACAATCACCGATAGTGGTTATTGACGGCGTACAGAGAGAAATGTATTCGCTCGACCCGGAAGAAATTCAATCGGTCTCCATTTTGAAAGATGCATTGTCGAATATATTATTAGGACAAAACAGTTCAAGAGGCGCATTGGTAGTAACTACGTTACAACCCAAAATCGGCAAGCCCCATTTGACTTTTTCTGCGGAAACCGGTATTCAAAATTCTCCCGGATTACCCAATCCTTTGCCCGCGTATAAATATGCTTATTTATTAAACGAAGCTTTGCTGAACGATGGCAAAAATGCCGCTTATACGGCGGACGATTTTACTGCATACCGCGATGGTTCAGACCCCTACGGGCATCCTGACGTGGATTGGTACAAAACGATTATAGATAAGAATGCGATAATGAACCGTTATAATCTCAACGTTACAGGAGGTACTAATACAGCCCGGTATCTGGTTTCACTTGGTTATCTTAATCAGGATGGATTTTTTAAAACATCGCCGGACAACAGTTACAATACCAATCTGAACTTAAAGAGATACACCATTGATTCAAAAATATTTTTCAAAATCAATAAGGACTTTGACTTAGGATTAAATATCATCGGTCGGCTTCAAAATCACAACCAACCCGGTGCGGGAGCATCAAGTATTTTAAGCGCCTTACTCACAACGCCGAACAACGCCTATCCCGTTTATAATCCCGATGGTTCATTCGGAGGCACGACAAATTATTCAACTAATCTCTTAGCACAAACTACAGGTTCCGGTTATCTCAGCGAACAGGAGCGGGATATTCTTGTTAATCTCGACCTGAATTACAGGCTTGACCGCTGGATTAAAGGATGGTGGTTCAAAGCCAATGGCAATGTCTCTGTGCAGTCTGCAAGTTATCTTAATCGCAGCAAGCAGGTTCCTGTATATGCTATGACGGTTAAAGACGGCGATACTACTTATCAAAGATATGGCAGCACGGTAAACCAGAACAACACTTATACCACTACTTCGTGGGCAAGATATTGGTATGCGAGAGCGCAAACCGGTTATGATACGCACATTGGAGATAACGCTTTCGGTGCATTATTAATGTACGACCAAAGACAAACATTACTCAATTACGATTTGCCGACTGTTCAAACTAACTATGCCTTTAAGGGATATTACAATTATGCTGAAAAATATTTTGCAGAAGCAGCTGCAGATTATGGCGGGTATGACAGATACGAAAGTGGTCATCGGTACGGCTTGTTCTACGCAGGTGGACTTGGATGGGATATTGCAAAAGAAAATTTTGTTCGGAATAATATCAAGTGGATTGACAAATTTAAAATCAGAGCGACTTATGGTAAAACCGGAAACGCCAATGTAGATGATTACGGATATTATATTTGGCTGGCGCACTTTTCTCAATATGTTCCGTCTTATCAAATCGGAAGCTCCTATCCTGCGCCCACGGGAAGCCAGGAAAATGCAACACTTCCCAATGTGAATGCTACCTGGGAAAAGGCAAAGAAATTAGACATCGGCACAGACATTTCTTTGTTTGATAAACATCTCCAATTCACTTATGATTATTATCACGAAAGATATTATGATGTAATGCAAACGAGAGGCAAAAGCATTGCTTTGATAGGTGCTAATTATCCTGCGGAAAACATCGGTGTTGATTTATATACAGGTCACGAATTTTCGCTGACCTATCAGAATGCTGCTAAAGATTTCAATTATTTTGTTACAGGCAATGCCTCTATACAGCAATCGAAGGTTGTGTATATGGATGAGCAGTATGAAAAATATGCATGGAACGTACATACAGGGTTACCTGTCGGCGAAAGGTTTGGGTTAATGACAGACGGATTTATCCAGTCGGCAACCGAAGCAAGTAATACGGCAACTATTGCAGGTTATACGCTTGTACCGGGAGATGTAAAATACAAAGATTTGAACAATGACGGCGTTATCGATGCTTTTGATATTGCGCCTATTGGTACAACTAAGCCAAAGATTTTCTGGGGACTGACATTCGGCTTTTCTTATAAAGGAATTGAATTCAGCACCTTGTTGCAAGGTATTTTGAACAACGAAATCTATGCAGACAATTTACCGATTGACGCCGGCTTCCAATCACAAAACAATGGTTACGGGCAAGCGTATGAACAGACAGAAACGCGCTGGACTCCCGAAACAGCAACAACTGCAATTTACCCGAGATTAACTGCCGGTGGCAATGGATATAATTATGCTCCGCTATACACATCCAGTGCTTTGTTTTTACACAAGGATAATTATTTCCGTATAAAAAATATAAGCCTCGCTTACAATCTGCCTTATAAATGGATTAAACATTTAGGCGGAATAGGCGGCATCAAAATATTTGTCAATGCACTCAATCTGTACACTTATGCGCAGTATAATTTAGTTGATCCGGAAATTTCATTGACAAATTATCCGCTGCAAAGAGTGTTTAATACAGGCATCAATATAAAATTATAA
- a CDS encoding DUF4961 domain-containing protein, protein MRKSLNYIKRKIRWQLIAVGVVIALVVVACSITIDSIDQPDSVNGGETLQSTLHVTISTNAEEDNSKLMVAVLVPKVWNVASNASISFTSSITDGEQKMSVIPAGTAAPQGNGLDWPTLISNKIGHGGNLLPGWEWVAFYSNNAYNVGGNVNVSVTVNIKIKTSQDNISFKLGYVVAESVDGLSDPQYYNAAFPGCFRVFGTGDLIDFCNPQLSTVDPLNSLDNDIVTLSFDGGIIDNALANESNIFLCAKGITTDGDTLEVCRQDSTTKLVADGIKKWRIDIWPRGLFNLSADKQLASLQYYFTDASGNVKVGSTGDDSTPFTYTFKCQ, encoded by the coding sequence ATGCGCAAAAGCCTCAATTATATTAAGAGAAAAATCCGGTGGCAACTTATAGCAGTTGGCGTAGTAATAGCGCTGGTTGTTGTCGCGTGCAGTATTACTATTGACAGCATTGACCAGCCTGACAGCGTTAACGGCGGAGAAACGCTGCAATCTACGTTGCACGTAACAATCTCCACAAATGCAGAGGAAGATAATTCAAAATTAATGGTAGCTGTATTAGTGCCGAAGGTATGGAATGTAGCCAGTAACGCATCAATTAGTTTTACCAGTAGTATTACCGACGGGGAACAGAAAATGTCGGTTATTCCTGCCGGAACAGCTGCGCCGCAAGGCAACGGTTTGGATTGGCCAACGCTTATCAGCAACAAAATAGGTCATGGGGGCAATTTATTGCCCGGTTGGGAATGGGTCGCTTTTTATTCGAACAATGCTTATAACGTAGGTGGAAATGTAAATGTTAGTGTAACAGTAAATATTAAAATCAAGACAAGCCAGGATAATATCTCGTTTAAACTCGGCTATGTTGTCGCCGAAAGCGTTGACGGACTCTCTGACCCGCAATATTATAATGCAGCTTTTCCCGGATGTTTCAGGGTCTTCGGTACAGGCGACTTAATTGATTTTTGCAATCCTCAACTTTCAACGGTAGACCCGCTGAATTCACTTGATAACGACATCGTTACCCTGAGCTTTGATGGTGGCATTATAGACAATGCTTTGGCGAATGAATCCAATATTTTCTTATGCGCAAAAGGCATTACTACAGATGGCGATACGCTTGAAGTATGTCGCCAGGACAGTACAACCAAGTTAGTTGCTGATGGAATAAAGAAGTGGCGTATTGATATATGGCCCAGGGGGCTTTTTAATCTGTCTGCCGATAAGCAATTGGCAAGCCTTCAGTATTATTTTACAGATGCATCCGGTAATGTCAAAGTCGGCAGTACGGGCGATGATTCTACGCCTTTCACTTATACTTTTAAATGTCAATAA
- a CDS encoding DUF5004 domain-containing protein: MKLIKIFSFLFVLMLFSNCHREDILQYKQEPVKSIAGTWKIIGATRNGTDLINRFDFSHFKITFTDSSYTIDSLVPFIVTQNGKYHLDDPQYPFKIYFETQDNSSKELDLKYPSTNGVRNIVLTFSPGCSSNSYTYTLQKVN; this comes from the coding sequence ATGAAATTGATTAAGATATTTTCTTTTTTGTTTGTCCTGATGCTGTTTAGCAACTGTCATCGGGAAGACATCCTTCAGTATAAGCAAGAGCCGGTAAAATCCATTGCCGGTACATGGAAAATAATAGGCGCAACCCGAAACGGTACAGATTTAATAAACCGTTTCGATTTTTCGCATTTCAAAATAACCTTTACCGACAGTTCTTATACCATTGACAGCCTGGTTCCGTTCATCGTTACCCAAAATGGAAAGTATCACTTGGACGACCCTCAATATCCTTTTAAAATTTATTTTGAAACGCAGGATAATTCTTCCAAAGAATTAGACCTTAAATACCCTTCGACTAACGGAGTAAGAAATATTGTATTGACTTTTTCTCCCGGTTGCAGCTCGAACAGTTATACATATACTCTTCAAAAAGTTAATTAG